In the Verrucomicrobiota bacterium genome, TTGATGATGGTTCCGATCGGCAGGTAGTCCACGGAGGCCACGTCGGTAGAAGCCCCGCCCGAGGAAGTGCTGGAGCTGCTGGAGAGGACCGGCTGATTGATGACGCTCCGGATGACGACCTCGCGGTTGTTCATGGTGACCACTCGTGGGTAGGAGACCGAGGTCACTTCGCTGTCGCGGGCCAGCAGATTGAGGCTAGCCTGGGCGGCGGCTGCGGAGAGGATGGCGGATTGAGGGGCTTGGAAGGAGGAGGCGATGTTGCCAATATTGAATTCCGGGGTGGAGAGCCCATCCACGTTCAGGCCGTAGCCTTCGCCAAACATTCCGGTCCAATCGACCCCGATTTGGCGGCGCGGGTCTTTGGTGGTTTCGAAGAATTTGACCTCGACTGCGATGAGCGGTTGCGGACGATCCACCGCTTCGAGATAGCCCTCGATCCACTGATGCTGAGCACGATTGGCCACCACGTAGATGGTATTGGCATCCGGATTGAAGATGACCTTGGCCCCGGGGGCGGTGCTGCTTTCCTCATCGCGCACGGCGATTTCGACCTGTTGCGGCAGGGTGGCCGCGGAAACGCCGTCGCCGACCCCAAATTCCGCACCGGTGTTGACAATGCTGGTGGTGGTTTCGATGTCGAGCAGCTCTTTGATGTCGTCGAGGATTTTACTGGGCTCGGTCTCGAAAATTCGGCTGGCACCTCCCAGGCTGAGCCCGCCGGTGCCGCCGCCTGAAGATCCCGTGCCGCCGGTGGTGGTGCCCGCGCTCTGGACCCCGCCCCCTCCGGATTCGGATTGGTTGATGACCTCCTGGGGATTGAATTTGATCTGGTAAGTGCGCGCGATCAGCTCGTTGTCGCTCGATGGACGGAGATACCAGATGCTATCACTGTAAATCAAGGCCACGCCGTTGGCCCGGGCCAGGGTTTCCAAGGCAATGAAGGGCGGCGCCTTGACAGTGAAGGTCACGATCCGATCCGACTCTTCGGACTCCTCGGGGAGCGAGAAGAAGGAAATTCCCGCATCCTTCGCCATGAGACGGAAGATATCGCCGAGGCGGCCTTGCGAGAAATCGTAGGCCACGGGTGGGGCTTGGCGAAGGGGCTCGGCGGCCCGCTCGTAACTGGGCGAGCTGGGAATGGCGACTCGACCGAGGACTTCGCTCTCAATGAACTCGTTCCCGAGAGAGGCCGGCGCCTGAGCAAAGGACCCATTTCCCAGCAAGAGGAAGCTCACCAAACCTACCATCAAGCCTCTCAGGGGCCATGGTGAACTTTGCAAAGTGGTAGGTAGACAGTTCATCGGAAAGAACAAAACCCGGACCTAAATGGTAAGCGGTTCAGGGTATTTGAGTCAAATTTATAATTATAAATATTATAAGACAGGCTCCCTTTATTTAAAATGATGCGGGCAAGATTCTTCTTTATTGACTGTTTATCATAAAAAAAGGTCAGACGTAAAGAACTTTTTAGATAATTTAATCATAATTGCGTCTCGGGTTCAAGATTCCGTTATCTTGAAGGCCAATCAGGCGTGCTGGATCGGACGGGAGGGAGCGGGATCGATTCATTTCCTGGATTATAATTACCATAATTTTAATGTTGAGTATTTGACTCGGCATGGAATAATGGGCACTCCTCTCATCTCTCCCCATGAAATCGTCGTCTGTTGACTCAAGGGCACCTGTCCATGGCGGGTATAGTTTTAGCGAAGTAATTCTTTCAGTGGCCGTGGTAGCGGTCATCGCGGGAATCGGTCTCCTGCTGGCTCTCAACGCCAAGGGGACGACCGAAGAGGCTCGTTTGGCCTCGCAAATGCATTCTCTTAACTCCGCCATCCAAATTTATCTGGCCTCTGGCGGGGATCTTTCGGGAGTTTCTGACCCAGCCGTGGTGCTGACGAAACTCAAGTCCCGAGCCACCGCGGAACAGGCGGAGCAGTTGGTGGGCTTGCGGGATGCGGTGGTCGATCCTCGACTGAAATTTGTCATGATGTCCGCCAGTGAGGAAGCGGGCGGCGGGGAGCGAGTTCTGTGGAATGCTGCGAACCAGCGATTTGAAATCGCCACCAGTGGCGCGGGTGGGATCAAGCAGTTGGTTCTGGATTCCAATATTGGTTTGGACACGCAATCGACGGAAAATCGCAAGATGCCTGTCCGCATGGCCAAGGTGGACAGCTGGGTCTGGGATTACACCGAGGTGCCGATCGCTGGGTGGGGCACTCCCGGGAGCGAGTCGACCGCCCCGGGCAATGCGCCTCCCGGGACCACTGGCGCAGGAGGCGACGGGGGGAGTTTAGCGGGAGGACCTTTGCCCGGCGGTGGCCCAGGGGGAAGCACTCCTGGAGGCGACCCGGATGGCCCAGGCGCAAGCGGCTCGGGCGTCAAGATTTTGCAAGCCCCCCACTTTTCGGTCCAGACGGGGAACTATGCCTCGGAGTCTTATCCGCTGGAGGTGGCTCTGACCGATCCCAATGGAGAAGGGCTGGCTGAGATCCACTATTCCTTGAATGACAGCCCTTGGACGCTCTATGAGGGGCCACTCGGTGTGTCAGCCAATTCGCGTTTGAGTGCCTATTGCAAATCGATCGATGAGGGCCACTCGGATAGCATCTCGGTCACGGAGTATTATGAGGCCTGGGACCATCGCTTCTCGGGGATCGTGACAGCGCAGTTCGGGTGTGCCGAGGGCGGCCCGACCATGACGGTCGGCTATTCGGATGGCGAGACGGGAAGCGCTTTTGAATTTGGAATGCCAGCCGAGGGCTTCTCCACCGGCAGCCTGCTGAATTTCCGAGGGCAGGGGTTCAATGATATCCGCCCCGGGCAGATTTTCCGCTTGGGGACCTTGGATTATTTCAATGGCACCATTTGGTCTGGGACCGAGGCGGAGCGGGTTCTGTTGGAGCTTCGTTTGCGTCTGACCAATCCCGTTTCGGAGACGGGATTTCGCTATGCCTTTGAACTGGTTAGCACCGTCAATCAGGGAAACAGCGCGGATGAGGATGCGGACTTCGTCTACATCCCGCGGCTTTCCACCCCGTTTTCAACTACGCTCAACGGGGTCACCTACTTCCTCGAGTTGCAGTTTGGCTACCAAGGGGAGGACGGATTTTCCAGTATCGACACCTTTCACGTCCACGAGGGCTCCGGCGCTCAAGGCATGGTTTACGGGAAGTTCACGACGGCCCCGTCCGACCACTCAGGCCTGCAAGAAGAAGACAGCTTGGTGTGCGCCGAGCTGGGGGACGCCGTGGAAGAAGAGCCTTCGGACCAAGAAGAGCAGCCAGAGCAGGCTGCAAGCGGTCATCCTTGCCGAGAAAGCCAGCACCCGGCGGACTGGCCCGCCTACCAAGATCTGGATCTGATTTGGGAGACGCATGTCAATGGCCAGGGCTCTACCAAGTGGAGAGTCGACAATCCCAATAACGTGCCCTTGGATTCCAACCCCGATTCGAAGGTTCGATACAATTGGTATTCTTACTCTGACTACCACGCCACTGGCACCGTGGTGCAGTCGGCCAGCGCTTGGGACAACCAGGATCCGAACCCGCTCGACACCGCCTATGCCAAAAGCATGAAGCTGGAGTGGTATTTGGTGGTGGATGGCAACACCTCGCCCATTCTGGGCTGTGTCATTGCCAATGCCGATGGCGTGCCCTTGGAATCTGACCTTCCCTCTCAGCATGAGCTTTCCTTTCTCAGCCCGGCAGAGGGAGATGAATTCGCTGAGGGCGTGGATCTCTTGGTCGAGGTCTTGGCGGAAGATAGCGATGGCGTGGCCCGGGTGGATTTCTTTTTGAACGACGAATTTGTCCGGAGCGAAGAAAACGCCCCTTATGTATGGAACTCTGCCGATGAGGCCCTGCGGGACTTGCAAGCGGGCGAGTATCTCCTGACAGCCGAAGTGTGGGATGCTCTCGGGAACACCGGAGAAAAGGAGATTCGCGTCTCGGTGCTGGAGGACACCACGAGTGATACGGAGCTGTCCTTTCTCACTCCTTTGGACGGGGAGAAGTTCGCCCACCAATCCGACCTCAGCGTCGAAGTGGCCGCCTCGGATCCGGAGGGGATCGCGAGGGTCAGTCTCTACCTCAACGAGAATTTCATTCGGACGGAGCACTACGCACCCTATGATTGGAGCAGCACGGAGGACAGTGTGCTGCAAAATCTCTCAGGAGGCCCGCATGTCTTTCGGGCCGAGGCGGAGGATGGCGAGGGCAATGTGACTTCCACGGAGATCGTGGTCACGATCTTTGAGCCAGAAGGAGAGGTGCCAGCGGTCATCTTCGCCTTGCCAAGCACCGGCGAGCTTTTTCAAGAAGGCGAGACCCTCGAGGTGGAGGTCAGCGCCAGCGACGACGATGGCATCGCCTCGGTGCAGCTTTATCTGAACGATGCCTTAGTCAGGCAGGAGGTGGCAGCTCCCTACGAGTGGGGAGCGGATGATCTGGCGCTCGAGGATCTGGCAGCGGGCGAGTATGTCTTGCGGGCGGTGGCGACCGATAGCGAGGGTGAGACCAGCTCGGCGGAAATCGTGGTCTCCGTCGAAGAAGCGACAACTGGAGGGAGTTACGATGGCTATGCCTACCAGGATCTGGAAGTGGAATGGGTCCGCCATCACGGCCAAGGCAGCTCGCAATGGAGGATCATCAACCCAAATTCTAGCCCTCTGCAATCCAATCCAGAGGTCAAACTCCGCTACAACTGGAAGGTCTATCGCTTCCCCCATCTCAATGGCAGGGTGCGCCAGTCAGGGAATGGCTGGGACAATCCCAACCCCAATCCGCTGAACAGCTCCTACGGCCGCAGCATTCGGGTCGAGTGGTATCTCGTGATCGATGGAGAAGCGACGGAGATTCTTGGCGAGACCACTGCCCGGGACGAGCCCTGAGGCTTCGCGAACAATTTATTTATTGTAATTATGGTAATTATCATTCATAATTGCGAGAAGGAGGCTTAGTTTTCTCGCCATCTCACCACCCAGTCTGCCATGCAAACGGCTCAATCTCACCCACCACGCCCTCTCAAAGCGGCCGGCTTCACTCTGTCTGAGCTGCTCGCTTCTGTGGTCATCGTTGCCATTCTTGTCGGCATTGCCTTCTTTCTAGCGAGCGATGCCAAAGGAAAATCCGAGGACGCCAAATTGGATTCTCAGGTCAACGCGCTCAACTCGGCAGTTCAAGTGTATTTGGCCTCAGGGGGGCAGCTG is a window encoding:
- a CDS encoding Ig-like domain-containing protein, which encodes MVAVIAGIGLLLALNAKGTTEEARLASQMHSLNSAIQIYLASGGDLSGVSDPAVVLTKLKSRATAEQAEQLVGLRDAVVDPRLKFVMMSASEEAGGGERVLWNAANQRFEIATSGAGGIKQLVLDSNIGLDTQSTENRKMPVRMAKVDSWVWDYTEVPIAGWGTPGSESTAPGNAPPGTTGAGGDGGSLAGGPLPGGGPGGSTPGGDPDGPGASGSGVKILQAPHFSVQTGNYASESYPLEVALTDPNGEGLAEIHYSLNDSPWTLYEGPLGVSANSRLSAYCKSIDEGHSDSISVTEYYEAWDHRFSGIVTAQFGCAEGGPTMTVGYSDGETGSAFEFGMPAEGFSTGSLLNFRGQGFNDIRPGQIFRLGTLDYFNGTIWSGTEAERVLLELRLRLTNPVSETGFRYAFELVSTVNQGNSADEDADFVYIPRLSTPFSTTLNGVTYFLELQFGYQGEDGFSSIDTFHVHEGSGAQGMVYGKFTTAPSDHSGLQEEDSLVCAELGDAVEEEPSDQEEQPEQAASGHPCRESQHPADWPAYQDLDLIWETHVNGQGSTKWRVDNPNNVPLDSNPDSKVRYNWYSYSDYHATGTVVQSASAWDNQDPNPLDTAYAKSMKLEWYLVVDGNTSPILGCVIANADGVPLESDLPSQHELSFLSPAEGDEFAEGVDLLVEVLAEDSDGVARVDFFLNDEFVRSEENAPYVWNSADEALRDLQAGEYLLTAEVWDALGNTGEKEIRVSVLEDTTSDTELSFLTPLDGEKFAHQSDLSVEVAASDPEGIARVSLYLNENFIRTEHYAPYDWSSTEDSVLQNLSGGPHVFRAEAEDGEGNVTSTEIVVTIFEPEGEVPAVIFALPSTGELFQEGETLEVEVSASDDDGIASVQLYLNDALVRQEVAAPYEWGADDLALEDLAAGEYVLRAVATDSEGETSSAEIVVSVEEATTGGSYDGYAYQDLEVEWVRHHGQGSSQWRIINPNSSPLQSNPEVKLRYNWKVYRFPHLNGRVRQSGNGWDNPNPNPLNSSYGRSIRVEWYLVIDGEATEILGETTARDEP